The genomic stretch aacaccatagacatataattatttataaaatcatacgCTTGGGCATCTACAAAATCATTATCAAATATCACTACTTAGTGTGTAGATCATGCTGCATACTTTATTTGGGATATGTTTCAAGAAGAGTAGCATTACTTCATTTATTCTTAGCCATTTCATTGTGCATTATTTTAATGGTGTAGCagctaaaaatataattttataaaacaccatacatatgattatttataaaatcatatgctTGGGCATCTACAAAATCATTATCAAATACCACTACTCAGTGTGTAGATCATGCTGCATACTTTATTTTGAAATAGTCATTTCATGTAATtcacaacaaacaaaaaaaacccaCAAATAACAAGGATATGAGCCACCAAATCTCTATGTTAAATTGAACACAATATCAGATTCACAGATCTATGCAAACATCTCTGAAACATCGGAAAATTTTCCAAGTTTGGTAGAATATGGTAAAATGATGGAAacttcgaaaaaaaaaaagacccatTATCATGGAGAAATATCAAGTACCTCTACTTCGGGTGACGTATAGGATGGATCCAGATTTTCAAGGTACACAAGGGTGCCTTCTTCATCAGCTTTCCTCAGTCTTTTCTCCCAAGGCTGATAAAGATGACAATAATGAGTATAATGCAAgagaaaactataaaaaataaaaatatagattcGGAGAATTTTGTGTTTAACCATTTTTTTGAGTTTGTAGATGTGTTAAGCTATTAGAATCTAAATCATCatcaaaggaagaaaaaggTAAACACTGaaagtaaaataagaaattccagcaacaaggaaaaattattctaatattcaATCTAAGATTCATTTGGATCAAGTATATAAACACGAAATTTATGCATCTCTTAtaagaatgaaatttttttgttcgCATCAGATAATAGATCAAGTTGGTAATAGGTTTCATGCATGATTAATCATCTGTATAACCTCACTCTTATAGTCTGTTTATtgaattctgttttttttttttttttctgttctttaAATTCATCAAATCTTAATTATGCCAATAAGCATTTGGTACTTAGTCCAATGTCTGCAACAAAAGAGATGCTTCTAGATGTACAAGAAGAATCAAACATAAAACTATGAGTTTGTGATAGTGCGTAGGGAAGACGACTTACTAGTTCCTTGAACCAACTTTTTCTATcctgcaaaaaataaaaatcgaatatataatattcaaaGTCACAAAAGAAACTTggaaataaaattctaaattttcaatGCAACAATGCTGAGTAACAAGTCTTAAAATACTGTTTCAGTTCTGGAAATGCCTCATGACTAAAAATATGATCATTAGcagacaaaaatatttaattatttcaatgcattttatgtataaaaaaggtaaaaaatatcaatatccTAAAAATTATGATGTCAACACATAAACATACTTGAAACCTCATTAGTGGATGTAAATATGTAGGTTCATGCTAAAGATGATTGTTCCATCACAAAGCAACAGAAAGGTTTCAACTTGACATACAAAACTTTAGCAAGATAAAAGTACCAAATTATTGTCCCTCAGATAAATGTGTATCACTAATCTGAAATcttttaagacaaaaaaaaaagattgcaGAAAGGAAGGCAAATTCAAGTTGTAAAATCTTACAGAATCTGGTCTTCTAGTAACCTCCATGTTTAGACTCACAGTTCTCATTCCCCTGTTTGGGACATGTTGGGTGGTCGGCACATCTAAATATTTGCTTTCCTCACACTGAAGAAGCCTCCTCCTTTTTAAAGGGATATCTGATGCACTTTGTTGTATGATATACTCAGAACATCTCATTTTAGCCCGATTTTCAAGTTGGCTGCACCGAATTTTACGCACAGTATCATCATTGTCAGATGTTTGAAGCCCCAAGGATGCATCATAAGTTGAAAAGCGCCTCTGTTTATCCGCATTTGGTGCAGCTGTTTCTgacaacaaaaatgtaaaaaacaaaaactaattcaGATAATCTCGTATATTAAGAATGATATGTGTAAAGAAAATTATCCTCAGATACTACCTTTCATCACTGAGCTCACTCTGATACCAGAACTGGAAGCTTTAACACCATGCCCAACTACTTTATCCAACTCTAACGTGGGGCACAAAATTGATTTTCCAGTCCACTCACTCACTCTTGCTTTCGGCTTAAGAGGCCAAAAGAGTGTTTCATCCTTTTTCCTTCTATCACTTGGACAATACACTTGTTGGTCCACAGAAACTGCAGCTTTTTTTGATTCTGAACCTGATGGAAACCAGTTAACTTCAGCtaatagataaaattacaaGGAACAAAGATGACTGAAAAACAAGTTATCTTCATCTAATATAactttataagaataaaatatgaaagaCATTCCAAAAAAATCACCTTTCACCACTGGATTCATTTTGTTGCCACAGTTGTCATCTGGAAAGGCACTATGGACTGCTTTCTCCAATCTTAACCTGGAAGATGAGCTTGATTCTCCAGTCCATCCTGTAATGTCTGTTTAAAATTAAGAGGAAGAACGAATGCTGACATTGAATATATGAGGAATAACAAGTTAACGAACCTCCTAATCCATCTATATTTTTCTCGTATCTCTCTCCTGTTGCACACTTGGCAGCAGTAGATTTAGGCCTCAGAAGATAACCTTGCTCACCCACATTAAATGCAGGCTTTTTTACTCCTGAAAATTCAGGAAACAAgcttatttgattttattagtttaaaataaaagCAATACATGTGAAGAAGGCACTTCTGTAAATCACCTTTCACCACTGGGCTCAGTTTGATGCCAGAACCATCAAGTTTAACTGTACCACTAACCACTTTCTTCGATCCAAAGCTCAAAGATGAACTTGACTTTCCAGTCTCCATTCTAACATTTTCCTCAGAACTATGAGCATTAACAAGTGCTTGATCTTTTCTTGGGTTGAAAAAGTGCTCAACtgcatataatatatatattgaattttagtAACTAATGTTAATAGCAGACGCTTATTCAACCCACAAGAAAATTTTGTCGACAAAAAAACAATGAAGGTAAGGAAATTAACAAATACAAGACAATCTTCTGACGTTAAAACTAGAGGAAACCCAGTAATAAACTAACCTTTTACCCCATCTATTTCTTCAGGGAAACTCTCTTCTATCTTGAGCTTTGCAACATCAAAAGTCCGACTAAAAATGTAATCAGCAGTGTTCAACTCTACTTTAGATGCCTGAGGATTTCTTCTGTCATTTGATGCACAA from Mangifera indica cultivar Alphonso chromosome 6, CATAS_Mindica_2.1, whole genome shotgun sequence encodes the following:
- the LOC123218287 gene encoding protein ANTI-SILENCING 1 isoform X4 yields the protein MQHLREANWEENCNFRGRINEEVGYMKNDCHFYKSFKLKGVRYFLYDSVFAYQEDYPEAHIGKIVEIYKTPADEMRMKLVWFFRPHDIRNFLNDYKPSWKEIFLASGKGRGLSNVSPLEAVMRKCYVLCASNDRRNPQASKVELNTADYIFSRTFDVAKLKIEESFPEEIDGVKVEHFFNPRKDQALVNAHSSEENVRMETGKSSSSLSFGSKKVVSGTVKLDGSGIKLSPVVKGVKKPAFNVGEQGYLLRPKSTAAKCATGERYEKNIDGLGDITGWTGESSSSSRLRLEKAVHSAFPDDNCGNKMNPVVKGSESKKAAVSVDQQVYCPSDRRKKDETLFWPLKPKARVSEWTGKSILCPTLELDKVVGHGVKASSSGIRVSSVMKETAAPNADKQRRFSTYDASLGLQTSDNDDTVRKIRCSQLENRAKMRCSEYIIQQSASDIPLKRRRLLQCEESKYLDVPTTQHVPNRGMRTVSLNMEVTRRPDSDRKSWFKELPWEKRLRKADEEGTLVYLENLDPSYTSPEVEYVVVNFVINVAGNFSPTAYEDWSLHLATGKALVIFKSKDAADTAISKLRRRCLMLAGGRPVVGTRGILPEPDKPADFVGHLILDKLRHKKMNIAGSTSHCSQPNTLEYYMAIEWCIQQATSDLYWKKLHEQQAKEIRELTRKMKRNYFG
- the LOC123218287 gene encoding protein ANTI-SILENCING 1 isoform X6 yields the protein MQHLREANWEENCNFRGRINEEVGYMKNDCHFYKSFKLKGVRYFLYDSVFAYQEDYPEAHIGKIVEIYKTPADEMRMKLVWFFRPHDIRNFLNDYKPSWKEIFLASGKGRGLSNVSPLEAVMRKCYVLCASNDRRNPQASKVELNTADYIFSRTFDVAKLKIEESFPEEIDGVKVEHFFNPRKDQALVNAHSSEENVRMETGKSSSSLSFGSKKVVSGTVKLDGSGIKLSPVVKGVKKPAFNVGEQGYLLRPKSTAAKCATGERYEKNIDGLGDITGWTGESSSSSRLRLEKAVHSAFPDDNCGNKMNPVVKGSESKKAAVSVDQQVYCPSDRRKKDETLFWPLKPKARVSEWTGKSILCPTLELDKVVGHGVKASSSGIRVSSVMKETAAPNADKQRRFSTYDASLGLQTSDNDDTVRKIRCSQLENRAKMRCSEYIIQQSASDIPLKRRRLLQCEESKYLDVPTTQHVPNRGMRTVSLNMEVTRRPDSPWEKRLRKADEEGTLVYLENLDPSYTSPEVEYVVVNFVINVAGNFSPTAYEDWSLHLATGKALVIFKSKDAADTAISKLRRRCLMLAGGRPVVGTRGILPEPDKPADFVGHLILDKLRHKKMVTHNIAGSTSHCSQPNTLEYYMAIEWCIQQATSDLYWKKLHEQQAKEIRELTRKMKRNYFG
- the LOC123218287 gene encoding protein ANTI-SILENCING 1 isoform X10; its protein translation is MQHLREANWEENCNFRGRINEEVGYMKNDCHFYKSFKLKGVRYFLYDSVFAYQEDYPEAHIGKIVEIYKTPADEMRMKLVWFFRPHDIRNFLNDYKPSWKEIFLASGKGRGLSNVSPLEAVMRKCYVLCASNDRRNPQASKVELNTADYIFSRTFDVAKLKIEESFPEEIDGVKVEHFFNPRKDQALVNAHSSEENVRMETGKSSSSLSFGSKKVVSGTVKLDGSGIKLSPVVKGVKKPAFNVGEQGYLLRPKSTAAKCATGERYEKNIDGLGDITGWTGESSSSSRLRLEKAVHSAFPDDNCGNKMNPVVKGSESKKAAVSVDQQVYCPSDRRKKDETLFWPLKPKARVSEWTGKSILCPTLELDKVVGHGVKASSSGIRVSSVMKETAAPNADKQRRFSTYDASLGLQTSDNDDTVRKIRCSQLENRAKMRCSEYIIQQSASDIPLKRRRLLQCEESKYLDVPTTQHVPNRGMRTVSLNMEVTRRPDSDRKSWFKELPWEKRLRKADEEGTLVYLENLDPSYTSPEVEYVVVNFVINVAGNFSPTAYEDWSLHLATGKALVIFKSKDAADTAISKLRRRCLMLAGGRISQDQHHIVPSLILWSIIWP
- the LOC123218287 gene encoding protein ANTI-SILENCING 1 isoform X8: MQHLREANWEENCNFRGRINEEVGYMKNDCHFYKSFKLKGVRYFLYDSVFAYQEDYPEAHIGKIVEIYKTPADEMRMKLVWFFRPHDIRNFLNDYKPSWKEIFLASGKGRGLSNVSPLEAVMRKCYVLCASNDRRNPQASKVELNTADYIFSRTFDVAKLKIEESFPEEIDGVKVEHFFNPRKDQALVNAHSSEENVRMETGKSSSSLSFGSKKVVSGTVKLDGSGIKLSPVVKGVKKPAFNVGEQGYLLRPKSTAAKCATGERYEKNIDGLGDITGWTGESSSSSRLRLEKAVHSAFPDDNCGNKMNPVVKGSESKKAAVSVDQQVYCPSDRRKKDETLFWPLKPKARVSEWTGKSILCPTLELDKVVGHGVKASSSGIRVSSVMKETAAPNADKQRRFSTYDASLGLQTSDNDDTVRKIRCSQLENRAKMRCSEYIIQQSASDIPLKRRRLLQCEESKYLDVPTTQHVPNRGMRTVSLNMEVTRRPDSDRKSWFKELPWEKRLRKADEEGTLVYLENLDPSYTSPEVEYVVVNFVINVAGNFSPTAYEDWSLHLATGKALVIFKSKDAADTAISKLRRRCLMLAGGRPVVGTRGILPEPDKPADFVGHLILDKLRISQDQHHIVPSLILWSIIWP
- the LOC123218287 gene encoding protein ANTI-SILENCING 1 isoform X1, which gives rise to MQHLREANWEENCNFRGRINEEVGYMKNDCHFYKSFKLKGVRYFLYDSVFAYQEDYPEAHIGKIVEIYKTPADEMRMKLVWFFRPHDIRNFLNDYKPSWKEIFLASGKGRGLSNVSPLEAVMRKCYVLCASNDRRNPQASKVELNTADYIFSRTFDVAKLKIEESFPEEIDGVKVEHFFNPRKDQALVNAHSSEENVRMETGKSSSSLSFGSKKVVSGTVKLDGSGIKLSPVVKGVKKPAFNVGEQGYLLRPKSTAAKCATGERYEKNIDGLGDITGWTGESSSSSRLRLEKAVHSAFPDDNCGNKMNPVVKGSESKKAAVSVDQQVYCPSDRRKKDETLFWPLKPKARVSEWTGKSILCPTLELDKVVGHGVKASSSGIRVSSVMKETAAPNADKQRRFSTYDASLGLQTSDNDDTVRKIRCSQLENRAKMRCSEYIIQQSASDIPLKRRRLLQCEESKYLDVPTTQHVPNRGMRTVSLNMEVTRRPDSDRKSWFKELPWEKRLRKADEEGTLVYLENLDPSYTSPEVEYVVVNFVINVAGNFSPTAYEDWSLHLATGKALVIFKSKDAADTAISKLRRRCLMLAGGRPVVGTRGILPEPDKPADFVGHLILDKLRHKKMVTHNIAGSTSHCSQPNTLEYYMAIEWCIQQATSDLYWKKLHEQQAKEIRELTRKMKRNYFG
- the LOC123218287 gene encoding protein ANTI-SILENCING 1 isoform X3, whose product is MQHLREANWEENCNFRGRINEEVGYMKNDCHFYKSFKLKGVRYFLYDSVFAYQEDYPEAHIGKIVEIYKTPADEMRMKLVWFFRPHDIRNFLNDYKPSWKEIFLASGKGRGLSNVSPLEAVMRKCYVLCASNDRRNPQASKVELNTADYIFSRTFDVAKLKIEESFPEEIDGVKVEHFFNPRKDQALVNAHSSEENVRMETGKSSSSLSFGSKKVVSGTVKLDGSGIKLSPVVKGVKKPAFNVGEQGYLLRPKSTAAKCATGERYEKNIDGLGDITGWTGESSSSSRLRLEKAVHSAFPDDNCGNKMNPVVKGSESKKAAVSVDQQVYCPSDRRKKDETLFWPLKPKARVSEWTGKSILCPTLELDKVVGHGVKASSSGIRVSSVMKAAPNADKQRRFSTYDASLGLQTSDNDDTVRKIRCSQLENRAKMRCSEYIIQQSASDIPLKRRRLLQCEESKYLDVPTTQHVPNRGMRTVSLNMEVTRRPDSDRKSWFKELPWEKRLRKADEEGTLVYLENLDPSYTSPEVEYVVVNFVINVAGNFSPTAYEDWSLHLATGKALVIFKSKDAADTAISKLRRRCLMLAGGRPVVGTRGILPEPDKPADFVGHLILDKLRHKKMVTHNIAGSTSHCSQPNTLEYYMAIEWCIQQATSDLYWKKLHEQQAKEIRELTRKMKRNYFG
- the LOC123218287 gene encoding protein ANTI-SILENCING 1 isoform X9 yields the protein MQHLREANWEENCNFRGRINEEVGYMKNDCHFYKSFKLKGVRYFLYDSVFAYQEDYPEAHIGKIVEIYKTPADEMRMKLVWFFRPHDIRNFLNDYKPSWKEIFLASGKGRGLSNVSPLEAVMRKCYVLCASNDRRNPQASKVELNTADYIFSRTFDVAKLKIEESFPEEIDGVKVEHFFNPRKDQALVNAHSSEENVRMETGKSSSSLSFGSKKVVSGTVKLDGSGIKLSPVVKGVKKPAFNVGEQGYLLRPKSTAAKCATGERYEKNIDGLGDITGWTGESSSSSRLRLEKAVHSAFPDDNCGNKMNPVVKGSESKKAAVSVDQQVYCPSDRRKKDETLFWPLKPKARVSEWTGKSILCPTLELDKVVGHGVKASSSGIRVSSVMKETAAPNADKQRRFSTYDASLGLQTSDNDDTVRKIRCSQLENRAKMRCSEYIIQQSASDIPLKRRRLLQCEESKYLDVPTTQHVPNRGMRTVSLNMEVTRRPDSDRKSWFKELPWEKRLRKADEEGTLVYLENLDPSYTSPEVEYVVVNFVINVAGNFSPTAYEDWSLHLATGKALVIFKSKDAADTAISKLRRRCLMLAGGRPVVGTRGILPEPDKPADFVGHLILDKLRHKKMVTHVFLLS
- the LOC123218287 gene encoding protein ANTI-SILENCING 1 isoform X12, translated to MQHLREANWEENCNFRGRINEEVGYMKNDCHFYKSFKLKGVRYFLYDSVFAYQEDYPEAHIGKIVEIYKTPADEMRMKLVWFFRPHDIRNFLNDYKPSWKEIFLASGKGRGLSNVSPLEAVMRKCYVLCASNDRRNPQASKVELNTADYIFSRTFDVAKLKIEESFPEEIDGVKVEHFFNPRKDQALVNAHSSEENVRMETGKSSSSLSFGSKKVVSGTVKLDGSGIKLSPVVKGVKKPAFNVGEQGYLLRPKSTAAKCATGERYEKNIDGLGDITGWTGESSSSSRLRLEKAVHSAFPDDNCGNKMNPVVKGSESKKAAVSVDQQVYCPSDRRKKDETLFWPLKPKARVSEWTGKSILCPTLELDKVVGHGVKASSSGIRVSSVMKETAAPNADKQRRFSTYDASLGLQTSDNDDTVRKIRCSQLENRAKMRCSEYIIQQSASDIPLKRRRLLQCEESKYLDVPTTQHVPNRGMRTVSLNMEVTRRPDSDRKSWFKELPWEKRLRKADEEGTLVYLENLDPSYTSPEVEYVVVNFVINVAGNFSPTAYEDWSLHLATGKALVIFKSKDAADTAISKLRRRCLMLAGGSGFQCFD
- the LOC123218287 gene encoding protein ANTI-SILENCING 1 isoform X11 — its product is MQHLREANWEENCNFRGRINEEVGYMKNDCHFYKSFKLKGVRYFLYDSVFAYQEDYPEAHIGKIVEIYKTPADEMRMKLVWFFRPHDIRNFLNDYKPSWKEIFLASGKGRGLSNVSPLEAVMRKCYVLCASNDRRNPQASKVELNTADYIFSRTFDVAKLKIEESFPEEIDGVKVEHFFNPRKDQALVNAHSSEENVRMETGKSSSSLSFGSKKVVSGTVKLDGSGIKLSPVVKGVKKPAFNVGEQGYLLRPKSTAAKCATGERYEKNIDGLGDITGWTGESSSSSRLRLEKAVHSAFPDDNCGNKMNPVVKGSESKKAAVSVDQQVYCPSDRRKKDETLFWPLKPKARVSEWTGKSILCPTLELDKVVGHGVKASSSGIRVSSVMKETAAPNADKQRRFSTYDASLGLQTSDNDDTVRKIRCSQLENRAKMRCSEYIIQQSASDIPLKRRRLLQCEESKYLDVPTTQHVPNRGMRTVSLNMEVTRRPDSDRKSWFKELPWEKRLRKADEEGTLVYLENLDPSYTSPEVEDLVWHAFNERVSAKMLQCSAFSSPCNGKALVIFKSKDAADTAISKLRRRCLMLAGGRISQDQHHIVPSLILWSIIWP
- the LOC123218287 gene encoding protein ANTI-SILENCING 1 isoform X2 translates to MQHLREANWEENCNFRGRINEEVGYMKNDCHFYKSFKLKGVRYFLYDSVFAYQEDYPEAHIGKIVEIYKTPADEMRMKLVWFFRPHDIRNFLNDYKPSWKEIFLASGKGRGLSNVSPLEAVMRKCYVLCASNDRRNPQASKVELNTADYIFSRTFDVAKLKIEESFPEEIDGVKVEHFFNPRKDQALVNAHSSEENVRMETGKSSSSLSFGSKKVVSGTVKLDGSGIKLSPVVKGVKKPAFNVGEQGYLLRPKSTAAKCATGERYEKNIDGLGDITGWTGESSSSSRLRLEKAVHSAFPDDNCGNKMNPVVKGSESKKAAVSVDQQVYCPSDRRKKDETLFWPLKPKARVSEWTGKSILCPTLELDKVVGHGVKASSSGIRVSSVMKETAAPNADKQRRFSTYDASLGLQTSDNDDTVRKIRCSQLENRAKMRCSEYIIQQSASDIPLKRRRLLQCEESKYLDVPTTQHVPNRGMRTVSLNMEVTRRPDSDRKSWFKELPWEKRLRKADEEGTLVYLENLDPSYTSPEVEDLVWHAFNERVSAKMLQCSAFSSPCNGKALVIFKSKDAADTAISKLRRRCLMLAGGRPVVGTRGILPEPDKPADFVGHLILDKLRHKKMVTHNIAGSTSHCSQPNTLEYYMAIEWCIQQATSDLYWKKLHEQQAKEIRELTRKMKRNYFG
- the LOC123218287 gene encoding protein ANTI-SILENCING 1 isoform X7 — encoded protein: MQHLREANWEENCNFRGRINEEVGYMKNDCHFYKSFKLKADEMRMKLVWFFRPHDIRNFLNDYKPSWKEIFLASGKGRGLSNVSPLEAVMRKCYVLCASNDRRNPQASKVELNTADYIFSRTFDVAKLKIEESFPEEIDGVKVEHFFNPRKDQALVNAHSSEENVRMETGKSSSSLSFGSKKVVSGTVKLDGSGIKLSPVVKGVKKPAFNVGEQGYLLRPKSTAAKCATGERYEKNIDGLGDITGWTGESSSSSRLRLEKAVHSAFPDDNCGNKMNPVVKGSESKKAAVSVDQQVYCPSDRRKKDETLFWPLKPKARVSEWTGKSILCPTLELDKVVGHGVKASSSGIRVSSVMKETAAPNADKQRRFSTYDASLGLQTSDNDDTVRKIRCSQLENRAKMRCSEYIIQQSASDIPLKRRRLLQCEESKYLDVPTTQHVPNRGMRTVSLNMEVTRRPDSDRKSWFKELPWEKRLRKADEEGTLVYLENLDPSYTSPEVEYVVVNFVINVAGNFSPTAYEDWSLHLATGKALVIFKSKDAADTAISKLRRRCLMLAGGRPVVGTRGILPEPDKPADFVGHLILDKLRHKKMVTHNIAGSTSHCSQPNTLEYYMAIEWCIQQATSDLYWKKLHEQQAKEIRELTRKMKRNYFG
- the LOC123218287 gene encoding protein ANTI-SILENCING 1 isoform X5 is translated as MQHLREANWEENCNFRGRINEEVGYMKNDCHFYKSFKLKGVRYFLYDSVFAYQEDYPEAHIGKIVEIYKTPADEMRMKLVWFFRPHDIRNFLNDYKPSWKEIFLASGKGRGLSNVSPLEAVMRKCYVLCASNDRRNPQASKVELNTADYIFSRTFDVAKLKIEESFPEEIDGVKVEHFFNPRKDQALVNAHSSEENVRMETGKSSSSLSFGSKKVVSGTVKLDGSGIKLSPVVKGVKKPAFNVGEQGYLLRPKSTAAKCATGERYEKNIDGLGGWTGESSSSSRLRLEKAVHSAFPDDNCGNKMNPVVKGSESKKAAVSVDQQVYCPSDRRKKDETLFWPLKPKARVSEWTGKSILCPTLELDKVVGHGVKASSSGIRVSSVMKETAAPNADKQRRFSTYDASLGLQTSDNDDTVRKIRCSQLENRAKMRCSEYIIQQSASDIPLKRRRLLQCEESKYLDVPTTQHVPNRGMRTVSLNMEVTRRPDSDRKSWFKELPWEKRLRKADEEGTLVYLENLDPSYTSPEVEYVVVNFVINVAGNFSPTAYEDWSLHLATGKALVIFKSKDAADTAISKLRRRCLMLAGGRPVVGTRGILPEPDKPADFVGHLILDKLRHKKMVTHNIAGSTSHCSQPNTLEYYMAIEWCIQQATSDLYWKKLHEQQAKEIRELTRKMKRNYFG
- the LOC123218287 gene encoding protein ANTI-SILENCING 1 isoform X13, yielding MQHLREANWEENCNFRGRINEEVGYMKNDCHFYKSFKLKGVRYFLYDSVFAYQEDYPEAHIGKIVEIYKTPADEMRMKLVWFFRPHDIRNFLNDYKPSWKEIFLASGKGRGLSNVSPLEAVMRKCYVLCASNDRRNPQASKVELNTADYIFSRTFDVAKLKIEESFPEEIDGVKVEHFFNPRKDQALVNAHSSEENVRMETGKSSSSLSFGSKKVVSGTVKLDGSGIKLSPVVKGVKKPAFNVGEQGYLLRPKSTAAKCATGERYEKNIDGLGDITGWTGESSSSSRLRLEKAVHSAFPDDNCGNKMNPVVKGSESKKAAVSVDQQVYCPSDRRKKDETLFWPLKPKARVSEWTGKSILCPTLELDKVVGHGVKASSSGIRVSSVMKETAAPNADKQRRFSTYDASLGLQTSDNDDTVRKIRCSQLENRAKMRCSEYIIQQSASDIPLKRRRLLQCEESKYLDVPTTQHVPNRGMRTVSLNMEVTRRPDSDRKSWFKELPWEKRLRKADEEGTLVYLENLDPSYTSPEVEDLVWHAFNERVSAKMLQCSAFSSPCNGKALVIFKSKDAADTAISKLRRRCLMLAGGSGFQCFD